The Streptococcus sp. DTU_2020_1001019_1_SI_AUS_MUR_006 sequence TCCCATCTACAGGTAAAAACTTCCAGTAGTTTTCCAAAGGTACGGTCAGAGCAAAAGTCGCTAGTAAAGTCAAGAGACCTTCAGGCGTCATGGTATTTAAACCCTTCATGCGCAGTAACTCATGTACTCCCAACATAGCCACAACCCCCATGGCAATCTGGAGCCATAAGCCACCAATCGCCAAGATTGGGATAAAGATAGCCAAGGCCAAGATAGCAAAAAGGGTTCTCTTTTGTAAATCCTGTATCATAATATCTCCTAAACTCCTCCAAAACGACGGTTGCGACGATTGTACTCGATGATAGCATCTTTCAAGGCTTCCTCATCAAAGTCAGGCCACAAGACATCCGTGAAATAGAGCTCGCTATAAGCAGCCTGCCAAGGCAAGAAATTACTCAAACGAAGTTCACCGCTGGTCCGAATAATTAAATCAGGATCCCGCAATACTTTTGGCAAATGACCCGTAAAGAGGTATTCCCCAATCAATTCCTCGGTAATATCACCAGGATTGATCTTAGCATCTAAAACATCCTGTGCAATCAACTTGACCGCTTGTGTAATTTCAGCTCGTCCACCATAATTAAGGGCAAAATTGAGAATCAATCCTGTATTTAACTTAGTCAGCTCTTCTGCCTTTTTAAGAGCATCAAAAGTCTGCTTCGGCAAACGATCAGTCTCCCCAATCATTTGAATCTTCATGTTCTTCTGATGCAATTCGGGAACAAACTTATCATAAAATTCAACAGGTAAGTTCATGATAAACTTGACTTCCTGGTCTGGACGTGTCCAATTTTCAGTTGAGAAGGCATAGACCGTCAAGGCTTTGACACCCATATCACTAGCAGCAATCGCTACCTTTCTCAATGCATACATCCCAGCCTTATGCCCAAAGACACGTGGCTGCATCCGTTTTTTAGCCCAACGGCCATTCCCATCCATAATAACACCGATGTGGTCGGGCACCATTGTGGGGGCTTCTGTTGCTTTATCTTTTTTTAAAAATCCAAACATGATTGTATTCCTATTCAAAATCTATCGTTTCATTATACCATATTTTTCATTTTTCTTCTATTATCGTCTATCATTCTACGGTGAAATTTCCCATATATCTCCTATATTTTCAGTATATCAAGCCTTGCAATTCCTAAAGAAAGTTGATACAATAAAACCATAGAGATTCGATCCTTGTTCAGCCACAGGGATTTTTTATTGAAAGGATTTTATCATGTCAAAGACACTCCAACGTAAAAAACAATTAAGAAACAGCCTCCGTCGCTCAGGTGCATTTTCAAACACTGTAAACAAGGTTGTCGAAGAAACAAAAAAAGTTGTAAAACATGCTGAAAAAGCAGCAAGCGATGCAGGTAAAGCTGTCTCTAAAAAGGTTGAAAAAACTGTAGAAGCAACCAAAGAGCAAGCTCAAAAAGTTACAAGCTCTGTAGAGGAATTCGCAGCCAACCTAGGTGGACTTTCAGTAGATCGCGCCAAAACTTTCTATGATGAAGGGATTAAGTCTGCTTCAGATTTCAAAAACTGGACTGAAAAAGAACTCCTTGCCTTGAAAGGAATCGGACCAGCTACTATTAAGAAATTGAAAGAAAATGGCATCAAGTTCAAGTAATCTTTCTTGTTCCTTGCTTTTCCGTCAAAAACTTGTTAAAATATAGCCATTAGAGGTGTTTTGAGTCCAACATTTTACAGAAAGTGGCGGTGCTGAGAAGTCCACAAATGTGTCAAAACTGGTTGCTAATGGATGAAAATGAAATAATAATGTCTTTTTGTTTTAAAGACGTAAGTTGCGGGCATCTGCCCGAAATTGGGTGGTACCGCGGATTAACACATTCGTCCCTGTCAGATTGATGGCAGGGACGATTTTTCTTTTACACCCCTAGCCAAAGGAGGTTGCCATGAAACAATCTTTTAACACCAGTAAGCTCTACTATGGTTTTCCTATCTTCATTTTGGGCTATCAGGACCAGAACTTTGGGCACAATATCACGACCTGCAGTTCCTCTTATAGTCTGGGAGATTGGTTGGTCATAGGTGTTGGTGCTGAGGAAAATGCAGCTGACCAGATTAAGCATTACCAACAGTTCACTGTCAACATCCCTGACGAAAAACTCATGATCCAGATGGAGCAGGCTGGCTTTATCAGCCATCGGGAGAAATTGAAACACCTAGGGCTTGACTACGAGATTTCTGAACGAACTCAGGCTCCGATTTTGGAGGCCTGTCCAGTCGTTTTGGATTGCCAGGTTGATCGGATTATCGAGGAAGAGGGCATCTGTCATATCTTTGCCAAAATTCTCGAGCGACTGGCTGACCAAGAGCTCTTAGATGACAAGGGCCATTTTAAAAATGACCACTTTGCGCCTACTTACTTTATGGGGGATGGCCATCAGCGCGTTTATCGTTATCTAGATGACCGAGTCGATCCTATGGGGAGCTTCATCAAGAAAGCGAGGAAGAAGAATGACAAGAACTGAACTGCCAGAACAAATCGAAACGGAGCGACTGGTCTTGCGAGTACGTACAGTGGCGGATGCTGAGGATATCTTTGGCTATGCCAGTCGTCCAGAAGTCTCTTACCCAGCAGGGTTTCCACCTGTCAAAACCTTGGAAGATGAGATTTATTACCTAGAACATATCCTTCCCGAGCGTAATCAAAAGGATAATCTCCCAGCAGGCTATGGAATTGTGATTAAAGGGACCGATACAATCATTGGTTCTGTCGATTTCCCCCATCGCCACGAAGATGATGTGCTAGAGATTGGCTATACCTTGCACCCAGACTATTGGGGCCGAGGTTATGTTCCTGAAGCGGCGCGTGCCTTGATTGATTTAGCTTTTAAAGAATTGAACCTACACAAGATTGAACTAACTTGTTTTGGTTACAATGTCCAAAGTCAACGAGTCGCTGAGAAACTTGGTTTCACCCTTGAAGCTCGCATAAGGGATCGCAAAGATGCCCAAGGCAATCGTTGTGATGATTTGAGATACGGCTTGCTGAGGAGTGAGTGGGAGGTGATTTGATGCATCTTTTCATCATTGGTGCTCCAGCCTCAGGGAAAATGACCATTGGTCAGGAACTTTCAAAACTCACCGGTGCGACTCTCTTTTTCAACCATCAACCAATTGATTTTGCACTAGAAATTTATCAGGACTTTACAGAGGAGATGTGGGAATTTGTTCGTGGAATTACCTTTTCTTTCCTTGGAGCAAGTGCAAGAAATCAGCGATCAGTAATTTTAACTGACGTGATTGATTTTTCAAATCAGTACCAGCTGATGTATTTGAAGCAAATTCAGGATTTGTTGAATGACTATCATCAAGAGATTCTTTTTGTTGAATTAGAAACGTCTCTGGAGGAGCGCTTACGTCGCAATCGGACGGAGAATCGGTTGAAATACAAACCCTTGAAACGGTATTTTGAGGTATCTGAAAGAGAGATTTTAGAGACTGATAAAACGAATCAACTTAATTCTCAAAAGCAACCGAGTGCTCTTCACCACTACCTTAAAATTGATAATACGAATCTGT is a genomic window containing:
- a CDS encoding flavin reductase family protein, which produces MKQSFNTSKLYYGFPIFILGYQDQNFGHNITTCSSSYSLGDWLVIGVGAEENAADQIKHYQQFTVNIPDEKLMIQMEQAGFISHREKLKHLGLDYEISERTQAPILEACPVVLDCQVDRIIEEEGICHIFAKILERLADQELLDDKGHFKNDHFAPTYFMGDGHQRVYRYLDDRVDPMGSFIKKARKKNDKN
- a CDS encoding GNAT family protein, with product MTRTELPEQIETERLVLRVRTVADAEDIFGYASRPEVSYPAGFPPVKTLEDEIYYLEHILPERNQKDNLPAGYGIVIKGTDTIIGSVDFPHRHEDDVLEIGYTLHPDYWGRGYVPEAARALIDLAFKELNLHKIELTCFGYNVQSQRVAEKLGFTLEARIRDRKDAQGNRCDDLRYGLLRSEWEVI
- a CDS encoding helix-hairpin-helix domain-containing protein, with product MSKTLQRKKQLRNSLRRSGAFSNTVNKVVEETKKVVKHAEKAASDAGKAVSKKVEKTVEATKEQAQKVTSSVEEFAANLGGLSVDRAKTFYDEGIKSASDFKNWTEKELLALKGIGPATIKKLKENGIKFK
- a CDS encoding AAA family ATPase; translation: MHLFIIGAPASGKMTIGQELSKLTGATLFFNHQPIDFALEIYQDFTEEMWEFVRGITFSFLGASARNQRSVILTDVIDFSNQYQLMYLKQIQDLLNDYHQEILFVELETSLEERLRRNRTENRLKYKPLKRYFEVSEREILETDKTNQLNSQKQPSALHHYLKIDNTNLSAEEVAKQIQEKMKTIEKGQTHV
- a CDS encoding isoprenyl transferase; translation: MFGFLKKDKATEAPTMVPDHIGVIMDGNGRWAKKRMQPRVFGHKAGMYALRKVAIAASDMGVKALTVYAFSTENWTRPDQEVKFIMNLPVEFYDKFVPELHQKNMKIQMIGETDRLPKQTFDALKKAEELTKLNTGLILNFALNYGGRAEITQAVKLIAQDVLDAKINPGDITEELIGEYLFTGHLPKVLRDPDLIIRTSGELRLSNFLPWQAAYSELYFTDVLWPDFDEEALKDAIIEYNRRNRRFGGV